A genome region from Leptodactylus fuscus isolate aLepFus1 chromosome 6, aLepFus1.hap2, whole genome shotgun sequence includes the following:
- the LOC142209092 gene encoding uncharacterized protein LOC142209092: MSLTRSTFLLFLGVVVLPFCTEAQSFCSLSTNATSGNTNYTLTVNSNTLTNGTSYTAILIESVMDSPKDMITSICILIVCKTLLPKGLTLTFYSYYFTVTLSSSVKGSVQVFLQAIANSSTVGTWTATNLTSNCSVGFGTAYTFAGTSLVATWTPPAVLNVTSVNISALVSDSTAVYNIGSVTLSIAVPSTVAPNTAANATSNANSTSSTTTVSKTTSGGPTNNPTSLVLVLGLFVISSKFLS, translated from the exons ATGTCTCTCACCAGATCTACATTCCTTCTCTTTCTCGGAGTAGTTGTCCTTCCATTCTGTACAGAGGCTCAGAGTTTctgcagcctgtctaccaatgcTACCTCTGGTAACACTAACTACACCTTAACGGTCAATTCTAATACTCTTACCAATGGAACTTCATATACAG CCATTTTGATAGAATCTGTGATGGATTCTCCCAAAGATATGATCACGTCTATTTGTATATTAATAGTATGCAAGACATTGTTACCAAAGGGGCTAACGCTAACTTTTTATTCCTATTATTTTACAGTCACGTTGTCTTCAAGTGTAAAGGGAAGTGTTCAAGTTTTCCTCCAAGCTATTGCAAACAGCTCCACAGTTGGAACATGGACGGCAACAAACTTGACTTCTAATTGTAGTGTTGGATTTGGAACGGCTTATACATTTGCAGGCACATCACTTGTTGCCACCTGGACTCCACCAGCAGTTCTAAACGTAACCTCTGTTAACATCAG TGCTCTCGTAAGTGACTCTACCGCTGTGTACAATATTGGCAGCGTCACTTTGAGTATTGCAG TTCCTTCTACAGTTGCTCCAAATACTGCCGCAAATGCAACAAGTAATGCAAATTCTACAAGTTCTACAACCACTGTTTCCAAAACTACAAGTGGAGGACCTACCAACAATCCCACCTCCTTGGTTTTGGTTCTTGGCCTGTTTGTGATCTCCAGCAAGTTTTTATCTTAA